TTATCTTTCTATAACCAAATTAATCTTTATTAATCCATTTTCCCACTTTCCTTCTTACACgaaatacttaataaaaaaagaaaaaatttaaattaaaaaacaagtcTTTATTAATCCATTTTCCCACTTTCCTACTTGCTTATGGTTTTTTCCTCCCTTTAAGAATGAAGTTGAGTCTAAAATGTACTCCCATTTTACCTTGCTTCTTTGACACGTGAGGTAGTTTTCAAAAGATGGTGCACTTTAGAATTGTTTTGAAAGAGTCATTGCTCCTTTTTGGACAATTTTTAATCTTAACAGTCAGCAACAAAAATGGTCTCCCATCATGTATAAGACTTTATactttttaacccaaaaaaaaaaaaaaaagactttatactttctttttttctttttttcttttttgagttaGGTAATTGCGGGGATAGAACCCCGAGCTCTTAAATACACATGGTACCGGGTACCACCATGCTACAAGGCCCGGTAGTGTCTAAGACTTTATATACTTGTTTGTAAATAACAAATACAAACTCATTATTTGATGCTAAATATTAAATACGTAACGATACTACTCAAGATTACGTCCCTTGTGCTCATGTTTTTTCATTGCACATACGCAACTCCCATCAGAGTGCATCCACGTGTGCGTCAGATTTGTCGTCAtattatggaaaaagaaaaatgatgtgAACCGTTGAACAATTGGGaccactcattttttttttaaataatttttgtgtatatatatttttgataaaatggaaaaataacTCAAATCTTACCTGTCATAGACaactttgaaaaccaaaaaactaaacaaatttataaaactctAGTGCAAGACATCTGGATTTGAAGTACTCCTGATTAAAGAGGTGCTAATTAGTTTAGGTACAGCAAAAAGAAGTTAATGAAATTACTTGGCGTGAAAGAATTAGAATAgacagataataataaaaagtccATGTTTCTTTGACATCCTATTTTCAAACCAGTACATTGTTTTTAGATACAACTTTTTCTAACAacttatcttaaaaaataaaactaaaaaataagttgCCTCAAACAGATATACAATATATTTAAGAGATATAATATATCTGATGCATTGGAGCGTTGAATATAAACCGAATAATTGAGTATATTATACTgtacaaaatcaaatatatcccctaattaaaaaaagagaaaaggaagtCAACTTAtaagaagttaaaaaataaaataagggattacaaaattagttgaaTTATTTCCCGCTCATTTTCAACAGCCGCAACGAGTTGTAAAAGAGCCCacctctcaagtctcaaccgACCACTTAAATTAAGGGGCTTGGAATTTTGAAGGCTCTAGTCAAAACCTCGCCGAAcatgcctttttattttctttacaatttCACTTTCACCTTTTgtgtaaacaaacaaacatagcaCTTCTCCCCTTATATAAACGCCATTGCCCCCACCGTCCACCACAATAATCTTCTCTCCCtctgtctttctctttctcatacACCTCAATTCTATGGCTTCCTCCACAGTTTTCATACCAAACCCACAGACCAACAGCCACGTTACATTTTCAGAAAACATTATACCCAAGTCACAACACTCTTTTGGTCAGGTTTCACTGCCTAAGAAAACTGAAACCTCTTTAGCTAGACACTCAGTTGCTGCTTCTTATGTAGCAACAAAaacagcagcaacaacaacagtGTCATCCAGGGCCTTAAAATCTAGCTCAACTACTACTTCTTTGTCTCACTTTTGGAGAGAGGTTCATGGTTTAAACAACTGGGAAAATCTTGTTGAACCATTGCACCCTCTTCTCCGTCAAGAGATTATTCGGTACGGGGAGTTTGTCACCGCTTGTTACAAGGCTTTCGATCTAGACCCCAACTCAAAACGTTACTTGAATTGTAAGTATGGGAAGAAGAACATGTTGAATGAAGTTGGGATGGAGAATTCCGGCTATAAGGTCACTAAGTACATCTACGCCACGCCGGACATCTATATTCCAATCCAAAATGGTGCCCCTTGTGGACGTTGGATCGGTTATGTTGCAGTGTCCGATGATGAATCAGTTCGGAGACTTGGGAGGAGAGACATAGTCATTACTTTCAGGGGAACAGTGACTAACCATGAATGGATTGCAAACCTAATGAGCTCACTCACACCGGCACGGCTAGATCCTCATGATCCGCGGCCAGACGTGAAGGTGGAAGCGGGATTTCTGAGTTTATACACTTCAGACGAGAGTGATAGTAAGTTTGGCCTCGGAAGTTGCCGAGAACAGCTTCTATCCGAGGTGTCTCGGCTGTTAACAAAGTACAAAGGTGAGGAACTTAGCATTTCAATAGCAGGACATAGCATGGGGAGCTCACTGGCTCTTCTACTTGCTTATGACATCGCCGAGCTTGGATTGAATAAAGAGAATTCAAGCCGGGGAAAACCAATCACAGTTTTTTCATTCGGAGGCCCGAGAGTCGGGAACTCGGGATTCAAGCAAAGGTGCGAGGAATTGGGTGTTAAAGTACTAAGAATAGTGAATGTCAATGACCCCATTACAAAGATGCCAGGggtttttttgaatgagagttttagggtttttggggaCAGATATGAGTTACCTTGGAGTTGTTcatgttatgctcatgtgggtGTTGAATTAGTCCTTGACTTCTTCAACATGCAAAATCCTTCTTGTGTTCATGATCTGGGAACATATATCAGCTTGCTTAAATGTCCCAAGAAACTACAGTTCCAAAGGAATACTGTAGATTTACTCGACAGAGCAAGAGAGATGCTCATAAGTGCACAAAATTTTAACATGTTGCCTTGGGAAATGCTACcagcattattttaaacttggTTATCTGATCACAAAACATGTGATTGTTGATA
The Quercus lobata isolate SW786 chromosome 10, ValleyOak3.0 Primary Assembly, whole genome shotgun sequence DNA segment above includes these coding regions:
- the LOC115962617 gene encoding galactolipase DONGLE, chloroplastic is translated as MASSTVFIPNPQTNSHVTFSENIIPKSQHSFGQVSLPKKTETSLARHSVAASYVATKTAATTTVSSRALKSSSTTTSLSHFWREVHGLNNWENLVEPLHPLLRQEIIRYGEFVTACYKAFDLDPNSKRYLNCKYGKKNMLNEVGMENSGYKVTKYIYATPDIYIPIQNGAPCGRWIGYVAVSDDESVRRLGRRDIVITFRGTVTNHEWIANLMSSLTPARLDPHDPRPDVKVEAGFLSLYTSDESDSKFGLGSCREQLLSEVSRLLTKYKGEELSISIAGHSMGSSLALLLAYDIAELGLNKENSSRGKPITVFSFGGPRVGNSGFKQRCEELGVKVLRIVNVNDPITKMPGVFLNESFRVFGDRYELPWSCSCYAHVGVELVLDFFNMQNPSCVHDLGTYISLLKCPKKLQFQRNTVDLLDRAREMLISAQNFNMLPWEMLPALF